CATTGCTTACTTGATTAATTCCACAGTTTCTGAATACATAGGGAACGGGGACTTGGATTCCTGAGCATTTTTCTCCAATGCATTCCCACACTCAATGAACGACACTACAGCATCTAGGTAGTACACAGCCTTCTCGAACCTGTCAGACTGAGATTGCAAAAAACTTTTAAGACAAAAACTGAGAGGATACACCAGAAAGTCCCAGTACAGACATGGAGCAACCCAGCAAAAGCAGTAAACAAAACCCAGTATAATGtgcaaacagcagggaaatacTGCAGATTTACTTACCAGTGCATCCGCATTATGTTTTAACTTCTTTGCTTCCTGTAAATAATGATCAGCTGAGTAAGTCCTACAATAGAAGAGACAAACTTATGGACTCAGCACCATCCGCAatgcatttccttttatgacCAAAGTTTCTTAATGTtgacatttaaatttttttgttgttcctaaCTCAAGTTACAGGAGCTACTGTATGTggaaactgtttaaaaaatacttgtaaTAGTTAAATTGTATGATTATTTACAGTATGAATTGAACTATTTTTAACAGTTCTATCAGTTCTCTCGTTTCAGGTAATTTGAAATAGTATTCTGAGCAAGATGTTTAGTATGCAGGATTGCATTTGATAGCCACACAAACCAAACACTTGATCAACAGTGTGGGGTAGAGAGGAAACAAGAATTTGAGGGTGCAGTGGACCCATCAGCACTTAAAATCAGAACCACCCTGAGCTATGCAAGTCTACTGCTTGGTCCTGTCTCGCTCTAGAGGAATGTACAGGGCAGGCTACGGTTCTTTCTCAAGGACTGCGCTGTCTACACCAAGTGGCACAAAGACAAGCACATCACTGCAGCTCTCCAGAGCACGAGCTTGCACTTAACATCTTTTGTGAAGCAAAAAGACAACGCTTCCCCATAGGAAGCTGGCTGTGCTCCAGGACTAGCATTCCCACAAAGGGAAAGGAACCCTCTGCTTTTCTTACCTGTCATCAAAAACAAGTTTTGCTCTTCTAGACTTTGAGCTCTCTGTAGATGGAGCAGACACAGGAGGGCAGTTTGAGGAATTGTTCAGAatcttttcctgaaatgaaaattgttcCCAAATCATAAACTTGAAGAACAATTAAGTCTTCTTTGTCTTCAAATAAAGCCTTTGTTATGCAAGTTTCTCCTATGACTTCACGGCCACTTCACAGTAAGGTCATTTTTGCAGCTGCTCTAGCTGCCATGCAGTAACAGCTTCCACAAGGCTTTCACCTCATGCTGGCACAGAAGACGGCACAGAGGCTGTGATCAAGCTCTTATCTCTAATACATCAGGAGACCTCCCTCAGAGGAAAGAATGCAGCTGAGGTTTCCTACACACACCTTGGTCCAGGAAATCCCTCCCTGAATCTCCCACATTGCTGTTTCTAAGTCCTGTTTTCCCACCTTACCAAAGATGCTATGGATGTTTTAATgacttctcatttttcctcaACATACACTGAGCATCTTAGCTTTGAAAACGCTAGTATTTCACAATGAGAAGCAACATCTTCAAGGAGAAATGACAACTGTCCTCACAATACAGTCCTTGGTCCCTTAATTACACAGAGCTCAAAGTGACACTTCAGGCTAAAGATTGGATACGAAAACATTCTGTGAGTTTTAAGTGAATCTGTTCTGCTCAACAGCGTAAAGCAGCTTTCCAGCTTCACATGTGTTTTCAGCTCTTTGGATTTATCAAGACCAAAGGCCAGCTATACGGATGTATTTCATAACCTACCTTTATCAGATCATTGCTAATCAGAAGGATCCTGGAGTCAATACCAAAACATGCAGTGGAATGCAGTATACTGCTTTCAGGAAGGCATGACTAAGCATACCCGAGGTATAGAAGGATAAACATCACACCAGTTAACAGCTGGTTTAGGGACAGCTCTATGCTAACAAATAAGGAAAGGACAGAGAGCAGCAGTCTGTGATGCAACTTCACTATCTACAGGCATCCTGGAAGTGTCTCGATGCACACAACCTTGTCAGGTTTCTAAAATCTCATGGCAATGGCATCTGAAGTAGCACAGCACGTCTCCCAGGTCAGGTATTTCATGAACTCCACCCCGATGACTAAGCTACTTTCTGCTATTGCTAATGGCAATTTGCTGCTTTACTCCTGCCCAATCAATTATCCTTCCTGAACGTTTTAGACCTTGCTTTTGAACTTCTCAGAAACTGCAAACCCACCCACTGAGGTTAGCAGCTGCTTCAACTACTGCAGTTTCCAGAGCCCAGAGGAGGCTTCGGGGctttgctgcaggcagctcacaGACAGACTGCACCAACATCTTCAGCGTACTTTGGAACCCCAAAGATGGAGCTGAAATCCCTCCAAGTTAAATGTATTAGACTCAAAAATCGGCTGTACATTAGAAATTGCTTATCACAGGTATTCAGTGATACATTTTAAACAGTCAGATGTTCTCACGAAGTAATTTCTGTCCAGTAATGCACATTTATATAttgatgaaaaaatacattacatttcCATGACTTAAGTGCATCATCTTCCTGTAATAATTTTGAATCCCACAATCTAAGTATCTTCCTAACCTAAatctattaaattaaaaaaaaagtttcctgtaTCATCTTTGCAACCATGTTTTATTTACTCTAACAGCAGAGGGCTCTGTACCTTCCTAATTGGAGTTCGGAGGACCTTTCTGGGGTCCTAGGATGCAGTAAGATGAGAGCCATAACTTTGCATCCTAGCAGTGAACACAGACCCAGCTTCTGTTCTTAAAATTAGGGCAAGACTTGTATCTGCTCCAATGACAGAAGAGTAACCTCATTATTCTATTTACTGTTGTGTAAACAGATTTGTAGTGATATTTCTCATTaacaaattaaacaacaaataagCAGCATCTGTAATCAGAAGATGTCTAAACTCATTTCACTAATTAACATAAGCATTTGGTAGGAATAAGCATTAGTATTGCACAATCTCTCCCaagttattttctaatttatggACTTCCAAGGTACCTAAGCTCTATGACATGAAACACTGCAAATCTAAAGCTAATTCCATTTCAACTTGAACCGTGAATCATTGTTTAGATCACGCTGAGCATGTGTTTCGCTTTGCAGTTTGACAAGTTCGAGGCAGTCACAGAACAGCTCTTTACCTTGGTTTCTTTAGTACTGCTAGAACCCTTTCCCTCCATCTTCTTCTGTTTAGAAGACGAGTTGCTTTTACTGCCACCACTACTGTCCTTACTGACGTTGCTGCTGGACTTCAAGGATGACGACTGGCTGACGGTCCTCTTCCGGGACCCATGTTCCTGCTTGGAATCCTTCTGGAGGACTGGGGCAGCAGGAGACGGCAGTAAATCCTTCTCTTTAACAGCACTTGGCTTTAGAGacctgaacaaaatgaaaacatttagttttgtcttttatttttcaaaacaaaaaaaagcccgttctcttttttttttggtctcctcctcctcccccaaaaaCCAAGATTTTTATTGTTAGCCCTACCAAGCCAGattcagaggaagagagagagaataatcATCACAGCGACTAGATGTCACGAAGCCTGATTGAACTCGTTTTTAACATTCTATCTGTTCTGACCTGAAAATGCAGCAGGCAAGTTCTAACCATAAAACCACATCCCTGCAACAGTTCTTAAAAAACACCCTAAACACAACGTCAGAAATTAATGCCCGTGTCAGCGCCAGCCTGTCTATTACAGACTAGTCAGCCTAACAATTCAAAAAAAGATGGTCCAGATAAAATCAGCTCTGGAAGCCAGGGAACTGGAAAACTTTCTCAACTTCACCTTTTGGTACACTCTTACCTTGGCTGCTGAGGGCTATGGTTACTTAATCCTGGCTTCCCTTTTTGCAGAGTACAGtacattaaataattatttatacacagtattttaataaaaatatagttgCATTTAACGAAGCGTCCTTCAGACCGGCAATCAAGCAAGCAtcaagaataaaaggaaaaaagaaagagaatcacagaatggcttgggttgggaCCTTacagatcacccagttccaccccctgccatgggcagggacaccaccctCTAggccaggttgcccagggtctcacccagcctggccttgaacacctccagggatgggacaccCACAGCCtcactgggcaacctgatcctgtgcctcagcaccctctgagtgaagaatttcctcctaacctctaatcgaaatctcctctcttttagtttaaaaccattcccccttatCCTGTCATTTACAAAATTGCAGAAATAACCTGCAATAAAAGGGTACTGAAGGATGTTGGTTTTGCTAAGTCtgccctgttttattttttgtcgCTCACACTTTAGCTCATCTGCCAAGCAAATCGGAGGCTAAATCCATGGATCCAAGTCTCAATGCCAACAGCGTCCCACATGTCAGTTACTTTGTTCTCAGTTTACATACTTGCTAAATGGAGAATTACcagattaaaattaatttaatttaaaactaattaaattaatttaaaagtacGGATTTTGAAAGATCAAAAGCCTAGACGCACAGCTTATTTCTAAcaataaggaaacaaaactaaacaaaaaaaacaccgtACATTAGAGAAGAACACAGGAAGTGTACTTTCCATAATAAAGCAACCCTTCACATTAGGGCTTACCTTacttttgttaaataaaaaaaatgtgcttggTCAATATTTTTAGTTATAGAAGTCAATCTCCACCAGCTACTAGTAGAAACTGAACTGAATCAGTCTCAAGAATAAGAAGCAATGAATTTTTACCCATCGATTAATAACGAGGAGACACTTCGctgtggagggaagggaaggggggagatGGACATCAGTCTTCTTGATCACCCCGAGCTTTCGTGTTGAAAACACAGCCAAGATACTCACTCTCTACTACTGGACGTCTTGTGTCCTGACGGagctttctcttccagttttgttttcttgctttcactGGCTCTGTTTTCATCCTCATTCTgaataaagcaaacaagaaatacATCCAGGCAAACGTCTACATTACCATCTCAGCGAAGCTGTAAATGTTTCATATTGAGTAGATTTAATTTCGTAGGTATTTTGCAGTGTACAGAACAAGATCTGTACAGACCACAAAAACATTCCCCAAAGCATCTAGCCTGCATCAAATATTTGACCAGATACTGAACCCTGAGACTGgaatacaaggaaaaacaaagtcagACTTCTAAATTACCAACCTGTGTAAAAGAAGCGGCAGTCACATTGTACATTTTAGAACAAAAGTATTACCatgaaataccagaaaaaaaatgccaaaagctTCAATAAGAGATCAGGAAACAGATTTTATGCTGGGAGACTAAAGCAGGTGTCCTATGAAAGCCAGAAACAGTAAAAGTCTTGCTGCCTATAAAGTAAGGGCTGCTGAATACCAGGTTTTCATATAAACCTAATCCTAAAGTCAAAGGGTTTTGAGGGTGCATTTCAAAGCTGTCTTCAACAAGCACTGGAAGTAGAAATACAATGAATAAACCAGAACTTAGAGCCTCACAGAGTACGTCACCTGGTACAGAACCCAGACTCAAACCCCAAAGGTTACACTTTTATCACACCAATATTTCAACCTTGAGCATCGCCATCACGAACACACAACAGCAAATGTCACAGATTTGCTCTTTATACAGACCGTGTGTGTCCTACTGAGTTTTTccaaaagcagtttaaaattatACTACTAGCCACCCCCTACCATTTTTCTCCCAGCAGTGCTAATTCTGTTCAGATCCCTCATTAATTCCTGTCCACTTTACTGTCCCTGGGGATTCCTGCTTCTTATTTCAATGAGAAGATTAAATGCTTTTCCGAAAAGACTCAATATTATGGAGAGAGACTTCCAATCCCAGTAAAGCAGCACCCCTGAGCTTATGGTTTCTCTTGCTGTGCCCCAGGTCCGTTTCTGCCCCATCCCTTGTCCTGGCAATAGCTCCCACACAACTGCATCATCTGCTGTTAGAAGGAAGTGATCCAcatcaagactttttttttggccaggtGGATTTCCCTTTGGATCAGCTGCCTGAGCTGGCCTGCAGTGCACCAGGGACTAATGGCAggtggagcagaggcaggagtGCGCAGGAGGCAGTGCTCAGAGGTACAGATGCTATACAACCTCCACGAGCTCTCGCTGTGGTGCTCACAGACCTCCAGGTACaaccttctccctttcccctcctcacTCCAAAAGAAAACTCCAATAACCCCTAACACAATGGCACAGGAACGACCAACATATTCTACACAAAATAGTGGCCAAAGTGATTTCCTAAATTACTCAGCGTCACTACAGTGAGGCGTGATACGGGTGGCTGGATTATACACCTCACCCCCGTAGTGAGACAATAAGGGGCTAAGATAACAGGCAAAACTGTATCTACAAAGTCATCACCTGCTTatgtttccttttgccttttgtAGAACTTTTGTCAGAAGGCTGCTTCTGGGATTCTCTTGTGTGCTTCTCTGGTAcggttttcttttccactttggGCGCATCAGCATCCTTGTAAGGCTTCCCTGGTATTCTTGATAAGAGGCTCAGGTCAATCTTCACAATAAGTGGGTACCTTTCATCAGGATCACTGAGTGGTGAAAGAAGCTCTTTCTCTTCCATAGGAGAGAACATTCTATGCCGAAAAAAGCTGTCATCCTCCTCCATGGAAGATTTAACAGGAGTCCTATTGCTCTCAGAATATTTGGGTGTTTGTGATGAAGGAGGCaggctttcattttcatctgaatCGGAGGATGAGGTATCTGTTTCTATGAATTCCCTGGATTTCTGGGCAGATTTGCTCGAAGccttgtatttcttcttctccgTTGTAGGCCGAGGGGAAGATTTGGGCTCTTTCTTTATGTTAGGTTTTCTGGAACCTTTTGTGGCTGCCTTATGCCTGTTTGAAGGTATATTTGTTGCCATGTCTACTGGGGTTTCACTTTCTATTTTAAGACCTCCTCTAGGCTCTTCAACAGATGTCTTTTCTGCCTTCTTGGGCTGCTTTTTACCTACAGTCCTCCTCTGTGTTGAGCTGTCACTCTGCGCAGGTGATTTCTGCCTGCCACGACTGCCCTCTGAGCCCTTTTGGGTGGGTTTGGAATCTCGCCCTGGTGTAGAAGAAATCGAATCCTTGGATCCGCTTTGATCAGCGTACCCACTGCCTGTCCCCTGATCCCGTCCCTCTTTTTTGTAGCCTTGTGAGGACGGGATATTGCTGTCCACAGAAGAAGCTGGTGACACTTTATGCGAATTAACTTTGTTCAACCAGTTATCCAGTTGCCACTTGTTTGTTGGTGGTGGCTCTggctaaaaacaaaatttaaaaaaacagcagtgttaTATTTAGCATTTCACACTTCTTCCATCTTTTCTGCAGGACACCTATACTGTGCTGCATGCCTAAGCAAGATGTACAACAAACATCTGAGATCAAGAATTaacaaaaaaaggatgaatATAATATGATGAATGTAATATAGTTACAAATAGCAGCTCTCATTTCTCCCCTGGTCCAGAGCAGCTGCTATCCACAGGTGATGCCTGCTGCCTTGGCTATCCAGACTAGAAGACCACAGTTTTTCAGATAGGGTTACCATACCTAACGTCTGCACTCCACCAGGTAACTGATGGTAAGAATCCCCTCAAAGCTGAACAAAAACGTGCCCTTAAGTAAAGCACTATTATTGTATCCAGCTCCAGGTGCTTCGGCAGAAGAACACTGTGCAGATGTGGGCATGACTCCACATGTGTCagttcaactttttttttagaccACTTTGAGAACACAttcaatttttctgcttttaaaactcGGGATGAATCCGAACTAATGAAGACAGCCCAACTACACGTCAAATCCTACCTCAGGGGACGCGCTCTGTGATGGTTCATTAGCTTCACTGTCACTGGAACTGCTTTCACTTTCAGAGTCAGATCCTGAACTGCTTTCAGATCCACTATGGCTGCTCGAGTCATCCCTTGAATTATCTGCTCCTTCACTGTTATGCTGCGAAGGTTCAGAATTactgcaaacaaaaatgaagaaaaataaagaaatactacCCAAGACGCAAACACATCCTAGAAGTCCCTCCATTAGGAAGAATGAAAtctaacattttaattaacatttgcttaaaaattCAACGCAATGCAGCTCACAATGGAAACAAATAAGAGCCTTTGTCCCgtccccctgtgtcccccccccccccattcacAAAGTGGTTAGTATAATTTGCAGGATAAACGCTATTTAATCCCCGATTACATTCTCATCACCTCTTGCTCTAACAGAAGATGAAAGACAAACAGATATTAGAAATGAGATAAGTCACGAGTGCTGACTGGACTGAATATCACCGCTTTACTTTCTGTGCTGCAATCTAGCAGGAATGCCTACCTTCCAGGTGTGCTCCTTGGCACTGTCTTATCACAATCCTGCAATTAAGAAGAAGAGCATGAAGCTTCTGGAAGTTACTTTAGGATTGCATATACAGTTATGTTGCAAAGCATCAATTTAGAgccttaaaatttttaaatattttgcctgAATAGTGTTTTAATTCAGTACTTGAGAACGTTTGTCTCCGTTTTACttgaacagaaaggaaaataaatcagttttctcCAAGTTTTTACCACGGATGTGTCATCTCAGAGTCCCCTATATTCTGAGAGATCCTATTTTCTCAATCCCTAATAACATCTTTTTGGATCAGATTAATTGAAATTCTGTGATCCTATTCTAGAGATGGCCAGAGTACTAGTAGGTGACCAAGTAAATGCACTATCCTCAAGTTTTCCATGTGAGAAAACAAATCAAGTAATAGAAGTgggaataggaaaaaaagatttttttaaaaaaaggagagcGGGCTACTGCTGCATAGTATAGACCCTACAGgcatttttaatttagcatgccaaatgccatttttaacagaaactgCACAACATTAATactgacaaagaaagaaaagactcaTCTGTAGCAATAAAGGTGCTGTTATACAGATAAAACCCAGGagtaaaacacacaaacacagcagcTCTTATCACCCCAAACACAGTCCctgcacagaaatgtttatgCCATGCACTTGTTAGACAGCATGGAAGAACATGAAGGGTTCTGTGTTTAAATGGCAGCCCACTACACGTTATGAAGTAcactccattttattttcagagaaagtcCATTTGAAATCAGAAAGGCAAGAGTCTTCAGGTACAAGCGTACTATTCACACAAAACAGATGATTTTCCCCCAGTTTGCATTGCAGAATTCCTGGAGCTTGTTTAAAAACTTGCTAATTGATTTTTGCTTCTTAATTACAAATCTTTGAGCTGCTCAGGTTGCTGTTGGGAGTGCTGACTGCTGCTGAACTACCAAATTATCCACGCGCTTGGCATACTTTTCTGAAACTTTGGTACTGAATGAACATACCTGCTCTCCATCGCTGTCTTCACTGCTGCTAAGTTTTAAGTCATCTTTCAACATACTGtaaggaaaggggagaaagtgAGACAAGTTTTTCCATGCACTTTAATTACATTCAAGGCATTCTTCTATATTCCATCATGTTATTGTTTATACTACACAGTAGGCTGCGTGGGTGAAATCTGCAAGTTACCattctaaaacatttaattgTTTAAGAATGGCGAGTTAAGTcattctttaaagaagaaaaaaaaaaaagaaaaacagattctaATACTTTCACTCCTTTGTTCAATCTGTCAAATTTAGAAAGGAAACCCGATACATTTTACCAGTGCAGGAAGAGCTAAAATCTATATGTTCAATGTCTCGTATACAATGACCAAGAATActgttttaaattgaattaagTGGCTGTTTCCCGTCTCATGGCAAAAGCACAACTGTATTAAGCTATAATTCCTCTACTATTATTCAAAGTTATAATTACTCTATTATTT
This genomic interval from Oxyura jamaicensis isolate SHBP4307 breed ruddy duck chromosome 13, BPBGC_Ojam_1.0, whole genome shotgun sequence contains the following:
- the AFF4 gene encoding AF4/FMR2 family member 4 isoform X1 codes for the protein MNREDRNVLRMKERERRNQEIQQGEEAFPPNSPLFAEPYKVTSKEDKLSSRIQSMLGNYDEMEDLIGDRSQQKLVGIPKPTVPSATDEKSNQSFFGDQRHNTSSHQSSKWTPVGPAPSTSSQSQKRSSGLQSGHSSQRGSGNNTSSSGQRHDRDSYSSSSSRKKSQHGSEHSKSRSSSPGKPPAVSSLSSSHSRSHGNDHHSKEHQRSKSPRDPDANWDSPSRVPSFSSGQHSNQSFPPSLMSKSNSMLQKPTAYVRPMDGQESMEPKLSSEHYSSQTHSSSVNELKPSSKAHLTKLKIPSQPLDASASGDVSCVDEILKEMTHSWPPPLTAIHTPCKTEPSKFPFPTKESQQSSFGTGEQKRYNPSSKTSNGHQSKSCESNQTDMLKDDLKLSSSEDSDGEQDCDKTVPRSTPGSNSEPSQHNSEGADNSRDDSSSHSGSESSSGSDSESESSSSDSEANEPSQSASPEPEPPPTNKWQLDNWLNKVNSHKVSPASSVDSNIPSSQGYKKEGRDQGTGSGYADQSGSKDSISSTPGRDSKPTQKGSEGSRGRQKSPAQSDSSTQRRTVGKKQPKKAEKTSVEEPRGGLKIESETPVDMATNIPSNRHKAATKGSRKPNIKKEPKSSPRPTTEKKKYKASSKSAQKSREFIETDTSSSDSDENESLPPSSQTPKYSESNRTPVKSSMEEDDSFFRHRMFSPMEEKELLSPLSDPDERYPLIVKIDLSLLSRIPGKPYKDADAPKVEKKTVPEKHTRESQKQPSDKSSTKGKRKHKQNEDENRASESKKTKLEEKAPSGHKTSSSRESLKPSAVKEKDLLPSPAAPVLQKDSKQEHGSRKRTVSQSSSLKSSSNVSKDSSGGSKSNSSSKQKKMEGKGSSSTKETKEKILNNSSNCPPVSAPSTESSKSRRAKLVFDDRTYSADHYLQEAKKLKHNADALSDRFEKAVYYLDAVVSFIECGNALEKNAQESKSPFPMYSETVELIKYTMKLKNYLAPDATAADKRLAVLCLRCQSLLYLRLFKLKKESALKYSKTLTEHLKNSYNNSQAPSPGMGSSKPVGMPSPVSPKLSPGNSGNYSSGAANPSGSGSSVTIPQRIHQMAASYVQVTSNFLYATEIWDQAEQLSKEQKEFFAELDKVMGPLVFNSSIMTDLVRYTRQGLHWLRLDAK
- the AFF4 gene encoding AF4/FMR2 family member 4 isoform X2, translating into MNREDRNVLRMKERERRNQEIQQGEEAFPPNSPLFAEPYKVTSKEDKLSSRIQSMLGNYDEMEDLIGDRSQQKLVGIPKPTVPSATDEKSNQSFFGDQRHNTSSHQSSKWTPVGPAPSTSSQSQKRSSGLQSGHSSQRGSGNNTSSSGQRHDRDSYSSSSSRKKSQHGSEHSKSRSSSPGKPPAVSSLSSSHSRSHGNDHHSKEHQRSKSPRDPDANWDSPSRVPSFSSGQHSNQSFPPSLMSKSNSMLQKPTAYVRPMDGQESMEPKLSSEHYSSQTHSSSVNELKPSSKAHLTKLKIPSQPLDASASGDVSCVDEILKEMTHSWPPPLTAIHTPCKTEPSKFPFPTKESQQSSFGTGEQKRYNPSSKTSNGHQSKSCESNQTDMLKDDLKLSSSEDSDGEQDCDKTVPRSTPGSNSEPSQHNSEGADNSRDDSSSHSGSESSSGSDSESESSSSDSEANEPSQSASPEPEPPPTNKWQLDNWLNKVNSHKVSPASSVDSNIPSSQGYKKEGRDQGTGSGYADQSGSKDSISSTPGRDSKPTQKGSEGSRGRQKSPAQSDSSTQRRTVGKKQPKKAEKTSVEEPRGGLKIESETPVDMATNIPSNRHKAATKGSRKPNIKKEPKSSPRPTTEKKKYKASSKSAQKSREFIETDTSSSDSDENESLPPSSQTPKYSESNRTPVKSSMEEDDSFFRHRMFSPMEEKELLSPLSDPDERYPLIVKIDLSLLSRIPGKPYKDADAPKVEKKTVPEKHTRESQKQPSDKSSTKGKRKHKQNEDENRASESKKTKLEEKAPSGHKTSSSRESLKPSAVKEKDLLPSPAAPVLQKDSKQEHGSRKRTVSQSSSLKSSSNVSKDSSGGSKSNSSSKQKKMEGKGSSSTKETKEKILNNSSNCPPVSAPSTESSKSRRAKLVFDDRTYSADHYLQEAKKLKHNADALSDRFEKAVYYLDAVVSFIECGNALEKNAQESKSPFPMYSETVELIKYTMKLKNYLAPDATAADKRLAVLCLRCQSLLYLRLFKLKKESALKYSKTLTEHLKNSYNNSQAPSPGMGSKPVGMPSPVSPKLSPGNSGNYSSGAANPSGSGSSVTIPQRIHQMAASYVQVTSNFLYATEIWDQAEQLSKEQKEFFAELDKVMGPLVFNSSIMTDLVRYTRQGLHWLRLDAK